From a single Ornithorhynchus anatinus isolate Pmale09 chromosome 4, mOrnAna1.pri.v4, whole genome shotgun sequence genomic region:
- the PUF60 gene encoding LOW QUALITY PROTEIN: poly(U)-binding-splicing factor PUF60 (The sequence of the model RefSeq protein was modified relative to this genomic sequence to represent the inferred CDS: inserted 5 bases in 4 codons; deleted 8 bases in 6 codons) has translation MAAATIALGTDSIKMENGQSTAAKLGLPPLTPEQQEALQKAKKYAMEQSIKSVLVKQPSPHQQQQLTNLQMAAVTMGFGDPLSPLARWAAQRQRALAIMCRVYVGSIYYELGEDTIRQAFAPFGPIKSIDMSWDSVTMKHKVGALAFVEYEVPEAAQAGWNRWNSVMLGGRNIKVGRPSNIGQAQPIIDQLAEEARAFNRIYVASVHQDLSDDDIKSVFEXFREIKSCTLARDPTTGKHKGYGFIEYEKAQSSQDAVSSMNLFDLGGQYLRVGKAVTPPMPLLTPATPGGLPPAAAVAAAAATAKITAQEAVAGAAVLGTLATPGLVSPALTLAQPXGALPQAVMAAQAPGVITGVTPARPPLPVAIPQVGVVNPXLASPPTLGLLEPRKDKEKEEEETFQEAERPEMLSEQEHMSISGSSAATWSLQKLLRKQESTVMVLRNMVDPKDIDDDLEGEVTEECGKFGAVNRVIIYQEKQGEEEDAEIIVKXFVEFSMASETHKAIQALNGRWFAGRKVVAEVYDQERFDNSDLSA, from the exons GGCACTGACTCCATAAAGATGGAAAATGGTCAGAGCACAGCTGCTAAACTGGGGCTCCCCCCACTCACCCCCGAGCAGCAGGAGGCCCTGCAGAAG GCCAAGAAGTACGCCATGGAGCAAAGCATCAAGAGTGTGCTGGTGAAGCAACCATCGccccaccagcagcagcagctcaccAACCTCCAG ATGGCAGCAGTGACAATGGGCTTTGGAGATCCTCTCTCACCTTTGGCA AGATGGGCCGCACAGAGGCAGCGGGCTCTGGCGATCATG TGCCGAGTGTACGTGGGCTCCATCTACTACGAGCTGGGGGAGGACACCATCCGCCAGGCCTTTGCCCCCTTCGGCCCCATCAAGAGCATCGACATGTCCTGGGACTCGGTGACCATGAAGCACAAGGTGGG GGCTTTGGCTTTTGTGGAATATGAGGTGCCGGAGGCAGCCCAGGCTGGC TGGAACAGATGGAACTCGGTAATGCTTGGAGGAAGGAACATCAAG GTGGGTCGGCCCAGCAACATCGGACAGGCTCAGCCCATCATCGATCAGCTGGCCGAAGAGGCCCGCGCCTTCAACCGCATCTACGTGGCGTCC GTGCACCAGGACCTGTCGGACGACGACATCAAGAGCGTCTTCGA CTTTCGGGAGATCAAGTCGTGCACGCTGGCCCGGGACCCTACCACGGGCAAACACAAGGGCTACGGATTCATCG AGTACGAGAAGGCCCAGTCTTCCCAGGACGCCGTCTCCTCCATGAACCTCTTTGACCTGGGGGGGCAGTATCTCCGGGTCGGCAAGGCCGTCACCCCCCCcatgcctctcctcactcccgcCACCCCCGGAGGCCTGCCCCCTGCGGCCGCCGTAGCAGCAGCTGCAGCCACCGCCAAAATCACAGCTCAG GAAGCTGTGGCTGGAGCGGCGGTGCTGGGCACCCTAGCCACC CCCGGGCTGGTGTCACCAGCACTGACACTCGCCCAGC TGGGGGCCTTGCCGCAGGCCGTCATGGCTGCCCAAGCGCCGGGAGTCATCACAG GTGTGACTcctgcccgcccccctctccccgtgGCCATTCCTCAGGTGGGGGTCGTGAACC TCCTGGCCAGCCCTCCCACGCTGGGCCTGCTGGAGCCTAggaaggacaaggagaaggaggaggaggagacgttcCAGGAGGCCGAGAGGCCGGAGATGCTGAGCGAACAGGAGCACATGAGCATCTCCGGCAGCAGCGCCGCCACATGGTCATTGCAGAAG TTGCTCCGGAAGCAGGAG TCGACGGTTATGGTCCTGCGCAACATGGTGGACCCCAAGGACATCGATGACGACTTGGAGGGCGAAGTGACGGAAGAGTGCGGCAAGTTTGGGGCCGTGAACCGCGTCATCATCTACCAGGAGAAgcag ggcgaggaggaggacgcCGAGATCATCGTCA ATTTCGTGGAGTTCTCCATGGCCTCGGAGACGCACAAGGCCATCCAGGCTCTGAACGGCCGCTGGTTCGCCGGACGCAAGGTGGTGGCCGAGGTATACGATCAGGAGCGGTTTGACAACAGCGACCTCTCGGCCTGA